CAAGGAATTTCTCTTGGAGCAGTAAATGTTCCGCAGGGATCGGTAAAAGTTTCTGCAAACGGTGTTCAGCTTACTGAAGGCGTAGATTATACCGTAGACTATATGCTTGGAACGGTAACAATTATCAATGAAAATGTTAAACAGTCCGGACAGGCCATCAATATTTCACTGGAAAATCAACTGACTTTTAATACTCAAAGAAAAAGATTTTTAGGCTTAAACCTAGAAAGAAGATTCAGCGAGAATTTTATAGTAGGTGGAACGGTTGTTAATTATTCAGAATCTCCGCTTACTCAGAAAGTGAATTACGGACAGGAAGCTGTGAATAATACAATGGCAGGGATCAACATGATGTACAATAATCAGATTCCTTTCCTGACCAGATTGACAGATAAGATTCCATTGGTAAATACTGAAGCTCCTTCCAACCTGAACTTTAAAATGGAGGCTGCTTACCTGCTTCCGGGACTTAATAAAGGAACAAATGACCAGTCTTACATTGACGATTTTGAGCAGACTACCTCTAAAATATCTTTAAAAGAACCTACCGCATGGAGTCTGGCATCAAGACCTGAGAAAAACCTTGCCGCTCCTTTTAATGGGGCACCAGCAGATGATGCGACAACAAGCGGGTACGGAAGAGGACTTCTTTCATGGTATAATATTGACCCAAGATTCTGGGGAGTAGGAGGAAGAGCTCCGGCAGGAATTACACCACAGTCTGTTTCCAACCATGCCTCCAGAAGAGTTCAGTATTCCGAGATTTATAATAACAGAGACTTTGTTGCAGGTGAGCAGACCTTCACCAATACTTTAGATATTTCTTATTACCCTACAGAAAAAGGTCCTTACAACGTCAATCCAAATACTGAAACAGCAGCTGCAAGATGGGCAGGGATCATGAGACCGATCAGTGTTTCCAACTTCGTCAATTCAAATATCGAATATGTTGAATTCTGGATGATGGATCCTTATGCGGATGGAAATGTCCTTGGAAACAGGGCAAGACTTTTACTACAATTAGGTAACGTGTCTGAAGACATCCTGAAAGACGGAAAGATGCAGTATGAAAACGGTCTTCCAACTCCGGGAGCTCCTTCCACTACAACAACGTCCAATTGGGGAGTACAGCCTAAACAACCACCTATTCTTTATGCATTTTCCAGTGAAGGCGATGACAGGAGAGCGCAGGATCTTGGATATGATGGATTAAGCTCGGATCAGGAATCCATGAGATTTGGGAATACATTTGTAAACCCGGTGACCAACTTAGTTGACCCTGCAGTAGATGACTTTGTGTTCTATATGTCTGATAAATTTACAGGTGGTCAGGCAGCATCACTAGTTCAGCGATATAAATACTTTAGAAACCCTGAAGGTAACTCTCAGGCCAATTCTCTGGAAGTGGCTTCACAGAGTCCGGATGCAGAAGATATTAACAAAGATTACAACCTTGACCAGACGGAAAGCTACAATGAATATATTGTTAACCTTGATAAGCCAAGCTTATCATTAGGACAGAATAATATTGTTGACGTGAAAACCGTAAAGGCAAGCTTCCAGAACGGGCAGACTTCAGATGTAAAATGGTATCTTTTCAGAATCCCGGTATCAAAATATGCAGAAAATGGGGCGGAAGGAGAAAGGAGTGCATCGGTACTTAACAATGTGAGATTTGCGAGACTAATGCTTGCAGGATTTGAAAATACTTCCACTTTAAGATTCGGTACTATGGATCTTGTAAGATCAGACTGGAGAAGATATCCAAATCAGATTGCCAGTGCAACCGTAAGTTCTCCCAATGAAGGAGTAGCTCCTACAGATCTTGATTTTAACAATAACTTTGAAGTAGGAAGTGTAAATATTGAAGAAAATGCATTGAACCAGCCACCGTATGTGCTACCTCCAGGTATTGACAGACAGGTATTGAGTGGAAATGCAGGAGCACAGAGACAGAACGAAGCGTCTCTTTATATGAGAGTAAAGGATCTTAAAGCTGAAGCAAGAGGTGTTTTCAAAAATACATCCCTGGATATGAGGAGATATAAAAAACTAAAACTTTTTGTACATGCTCAGGATCCATCCAACAGATATGAAAATATTGACCCACAGGCGAAATTCTTTATCCGTTTCGGTAGTGATGCTACAGATAACTACTATGAATATGAATCTTCAATGATGCTTACTAAAAGTACGGCAACTACACCGATGGAGATCTGGCCAATTGAAAATAATATTGATTTTGAGATTCAAAATTTTGTAGACGCTAAAATCAGAAGAGATAAAAACTCAGCTAATATTGTTTTGAGAGAAATGGATAATGTTTTTGGTGATGATTCTAAAAGAATTTATATCAAAGGACGTCCAAGTTTAGGAAACATTACGACGATCATGATCGGAGTAAGAAATAATGACAGAACATCTGCTGGAATTGAGAGAATTCTATGGGTAAACGAAATCCGTCTTTCTGAAATTGAAAATGATGGCGGATACGCAGGTAACGCAAGTCTTAATTTTAACTTAGGAGACTTTGCTACGGTAAATACCAATGCATCCTATACTTCTGTAGGTTTCGGGAATATAGATTCAAAGCCTGCGGAAAGAAACCAGTCTACACAGTCCGCATTCAGTATCAATACAGCGGTTAATGTAGATAAATTCCTTCCTGAAAAGAGCGGAATGAAAATTCCATTGAACTATTCTTATTCCCAAACCATCGAGGATCCGAAATATAATCCTCTGGATACTGATGTCGCATTCAGTAAGGCTGCCAATAAAGAACAGCTGAAGAAAGTAGCCAGAACCTACACTCAGCAGAGAAGTATTGGAGTGGTCAATATGCATAAGGAGAGAGTGAATCCAAACAAAAAACCTAAGTTTTATGATGTTGAAAACGTTTCTGTAACTGCGGTTTATAATGATGATTATTTCAGGGATATTTATACTTCCAAAAACTACAGACAGTATCTGAGAGGGTATGTGGATTACAATTATACCTTCAAACCTTGGGTAATTAAGCCTTTCAACAAAATGATCAGCGATACCGCGAAATCTACAAAATACCTGAAATGGGTAAAAGAATTCAATTTCAATCCGGTTCCTACAAGATTATCTTTCAGAACTGAAATAGACAGAAACTACAATGAGCTTGAATTTAGAAATGTAGAAGCAATCTTAAGCGGAAATACAGGTGACAGTTTTGCAGCACTTAGAAACAGGAATTTCTTCTTTGGATGGCAATACGGCTTAGGCTTCAACTTTACCAAATCATTAAAGCTTGAAATCAATTCTGCTACAAGAACTCTGAATGACAATGTAGATGTGAATGGAATGAATGACAAGTCCATCTTTGGAAATGTATTCAGAGCGGGAAGACCAGTATTGTATAATCACAGAGTACAACTGAACTACAAACTGCCATTCCAGTATCTTCCTTATTTGGATTTCATTGATGCAGAAGTGGGGTATGGACTTACCTATAACTGGAATGCAAGATCTACAGCACTTCTTTCCAGTCCGGAAGGAAGCTTGGGTTCCGTAGGGCAGAACACTAATATTATTCAGGCTACAGCTACAGCAGATATTCCGAAATTCTTCGGACAGTTTAAATACTTTAAGAATATCAATACAAAACTGCAAAAACGTAAGCAGGAAATAGACTCACTGAACAATGTTTACACTCAACAGTGGGAGAAGAAAAAATTTAGATTTAAGAGCTATAAATTCAAAAATAAACTGACCATACTTCAAAGTGCAGCTTTTGTTTTAACATCATTCAAACAGTTGGATATTAATTATTCTGAAAATAACGGAACTGTGCTTCCTGGTTTACTTTCAGCACCTAATATGTATGGTTATGGACAGACTCTCGGTGGTCCAACCCTTGGATTCCTTCTGGGGTCCCAGGCAGATATCAGAAGAGAAGTGCTGGAGAATGGCTGGGTAAGTGATTCGCCGTATATGACAGATCCTTACATACGGATGTCTACCAGAGAATTAAGAGCCAATTTACAAATTGTTCCGATGAATGATTTCAGAATTGATCTTAGTGCATTGCATAACTACAACAGAAATTTCTCCCAATCAGGGTTTAATAATCGTAATAATCTCGCAACTGCGAATCATGATTATG
The Chryseobacterium sp. W4I1 DNA segment above includes these coding regions:
- the sprA gene encoding cell surface protein SprA codes for the protein MSVSTFAQVRDTAIIKKDYQLADPTRYEAFYDIKTGMYYVYPKIGNTFTGPPTAMSPEEYKEFMLAAQTKAYYKEKSDKYSLLFRRDRTDARKQGLIPSLLINNRLFETIFGSNKIEIIPSGYASLDFAGLYQKIDNPLILPQNRTSFTFDIDQRIQLGLLGKVGENLQLKANYDTQSGFAFENRMNLVWQAKGSWKDLQTKGLGDVDKPSAGGEDKIIKRVEFGNVNMPLSTSLIRGSQSLFGVKTEFQLGKTYGTVVLSQQQGEARNIVVQGGGVMNNFKVNAIDYEDNQHFFLGHYFLDRYDQALANYPQINSTVNITRLEVWVLDQGNSNLAYQKSIIGIRDLGEGPAGLPDNSQNGLYPSINAAIGPREAGKNYATTFQGQSFPGSTQPYDNGEQFIFNTKARRLNANEYTLQPQLGYISLNQKLNENQLLAVSYSYTDGTNKVYKVGEFSEESPVLVTKVLRVNNRVNTESPMWDLMMKNIYSLDAGQVAQDGFILNVFYRDQKTGGKVNYLPGTSVQDKNLLKLLNWDRLNMNGDIQASSGVLGDGIFDFVNGITIRPETGRIIFTKVQPFGSFMASQVGNDPQFVFTDLYKQQKQVATSSNLAQRYTIEGRYKGTQGQGISLGAVNVPQGSVKVSANGVQLTEGVDYTVDYMLGTVTIINENVKQSGQAINISLENQLTFNTQRKRFLGLNLERRFSENFIVGGTVVNYSESPLTQKVNYGQEAVNNTMAGINMMYNNQIPFLTRLTDKIPLVNTEAPSNLNFKMEAAYLLPGLNKGTNDQSYIDDFEQTTSKISLKEPTAWSLASRPEKNLAAPFNGAPADDATTSGYGRGLLSWYNIDPRFWGVGGRAPAGITPQSVSNHASRRVQYSEIYNNRDFVAGEQTFTNTLDISYYPTEKGPYNVNPNTETAAARWAGIMRPISVSNFVNSNIEYVEFWMMDPYADGNVLGNRARLLLQLGNVSEDILKDGKMQYENGLPTPGAPSTTTTSNWGVQPKQPPILYAFSSEGDDRRAQDLGYDGLSSDQESMRFGNTFVNPVTNLVDPAVDDFVFYMSDKFTGGQAASLVQRYKYFRNPEGNSQANSLEVASQSPDAEDINKDYNLDQTESYNEYIVNLDKPSLSLGQNNIVDVKTVKASFQNGQTSDVKWYLFRIPVSKYAENGAEGERSASVLNNVRFARLMLAGFENTSTLRFGTMDLVRSDWRRYPNQIASATVSSPNEGVAPTDLDFNNNFEVGSVNIEENALNQPPYVLPPGIDRQVLSGNAGAQRQNEASLYMRVKDLKAEARGVFKNTSLDMRRYKKLKLFVHAQDPSNRYENIDPQAKFFIRFGSDATDNYYEYESSMMLTKSTATTPMEIWPIENNIDFEIQNFVDAKIRRDKNSANIVLREMDNVFGDDSKRIYIKGRPSLGNITTIMIGVRNNDRTSAGIERILWVNEIRLSEIENDGGYAGNASLNFNLGDFATVNTNASYTSVGFGNIDSKPAERNQSTQSAFSINTAVNVDKFLPEKSGMKIPLNYSYSQTIEDPKYNPLDTDVAFSKAANKEQLKKVARTYTQQRSIGVVNMHKERVNPNKKPKFYDVENVSVTAVYNDDYFRDIYTSKNYRQYLRGYVDYNYTFKPWVIKPFNKMISDTAKSTKYLKWVKEFNFNPVPTRLSFRTEIDRNYNELEFRNVEAILSGNTGDSFAALRNRNFFFGWQYGLGFNFTKSLKLEINSATRTLNDNVDVNGMNDKSIFGNVFRAGRPVLYNHRVQLNYKLPFQYLPYLDFIDAEVGYGLTYNWNARSTALLSSPEGSLGSVGQNTNIIQATATADIPKFFGQFKYFKNINTKLQKRKQEIDSLNNVYTQQWEKKKFRFKSYKFKNKLTILQSAAFVLTSFKQLDINYSENNGTVLPGLLSAPNMYGYGQTLGGPTLGFLLGSQADIRREVLENGWVSDSPYMTDPYIRMSTRELRANLQIVPMNDFRIDLSALHNYNRNFSQSGFNNRNNLATANHDYVFANDQVTYSNSVVLLKTSFKDTKAVYQAIRENAQILSQQMGIGEVLDSEGYAQHYSIANAYVLIPAFRAAVEGKSVKQIGNARKAGLPIPNWKITYSGLRNIPIINGQFAKFDILHGYTATYTATGIQSSIDYFNRLSGGNAFDVNNDYINPFTFSQVGYVESFSPLIGIDVTMRNNMQFGLQYNRNRMMLLGLVNHTLTEDSNTEYVVRLGYIVKNFRLGMANTRGSRGKGSDLNIRGDISLRDSQTSIMNILLNDSQITGGQKLMNIKLSADYNVSENLNLRVFYEQMTSKYKISTAFPLSTIRAGLSATFTFGDSGGGF